The genomic stretch ATTTGTGAAGGTCGGTGAATTTAGTCccttaaatttgaaaaattacaATTTAGTTTCTTAAATTATAAAACATCAGTCAATTTAGTCTCTTTGCCAATATTCCTCTTTAGAAAACACTCCCTAAAATCAATTGAGAAAAGGGATTATATTAACTAACATTCTTCAATTTAAGGGACTAAATtgtcattttttaaatttaatcggGGCTGTCTCTATGTGCTTCTACAAACCTAAGATCGACAATGACTAATTCATTTAATCTTTAGGAAGGAAAGAAAGCTCAAAGAAAATGGTCATACCTTAGCTTTATACTTTTCATCCTCcgaaacaacaacaaacaaaagTTCTCTTCCAGGCCTTGTAACGACATATGTAACAACCTGCAACATTTTAGAACATTGTTAACTTAATCAACTTTATACCACGTGGTCATAGACTATGAATTCTTCAAAAGATGAATATACTAATCAACAAGAAAACTCTTTAAAGCTAGGAAAGAGAAGCACATAATGAATGGAAGAACACTATTTATAACCAGAAATACAAATTCATAAACCAAACCATTTCTATGTATCATACAACAAATCTATATAGTAATATACACTTTTATTACTTCCCTTCAAACTAAGTCATATAGACAAGCTTATTACAATTATAACTTCGGAGATACTAAAAAAGACCCGTGCCTAAGAACCAAAGCTCAGCAGCATTATGTTGATCAAAGCCGTCCTTTCCATTCAATTTTTTATGGTGATGGTAGGAAGACCCGAAATAGTAAAGAAAATCGAATTTCTTTTTGATGATTCAACCATTGGAATAACCAGTCGTTGTATTATAGGGAGTTATTTGtacagattttatttatttaatttatcaaaaataatatattaagtttTCTCCATTTCCAAGTCCAGTCTTGGGATATTCACTCATGATAAAGTAATAAGTATAGGTCTATAGGTCTGAAAACGGCAAGCAGAGAAGCCAAACCAAACCCTAAATATACCAATTACGGAACAGAGCGCCCATGTAAACACCAGCAGGCTGCAACGACCAAACTGTGGCAAAGCATAACCAAGAAGTGCCGACAAACAGGGTGACACCGGCGGCGAGGCCTGGCAGTGACAGAAATGCAGCGTGTGAATCAAGCTCTGGCAACAGTACATGAAGAGGGGGCCATTTGACGACTAAACATGATAGGCCAGCACTCACAGTAGCTGAAGCCCCAAACTGGAAGGACAGCTGAAGCAAAATAAAGGGACGGATTGACCAGATAGCTCTAATAacaaagaattgaaaaaaaaattataaaaagggAAGAGGTATCTAAATCCTTAAACTTTAGTAATTGAAATCAATGAAAGGCTAGGACTTTACGGAAACTATTGCATGCTTAAAGAAAGAGTCAACGGAATTACAGTTGCAATCAACAGCATTGAACCCATAAATACATTATTAACATGACATATTTCTAATATGAAGCATTGTAAACTATTGTACATTTCTATTAAAGAAAGAAATGTTTGAAGTTGTAGAAGACAAACCTTTCTCAGTGTCTCACAAACAGCCACTACCATCCAATCTGGCCAAACAGCTAGAGCGGCTAAATTTAAGAAGCCAATGAAAGGAGCTGAGCATATAGCTGTAGTCACCCCAGCAACAGTAAGAATGCGCCCCTGCACCAGATAAAGAAAAATTAATGAAGGGCATAAGTCCAAACACAACTCTAAAAGAATGTTCAATTCCAAGCAGAAAAAGTCATTTTTAAAAAGTTTACCGTCAAGGATAGTTGTCCAATAAGAATAAAAACAGCAATAAAGCTATTTATCTGGGCAAACAGTTTTCTCCTGCCAAGAGAGCTGGTAATTGTGATGGCAATCACACTCATTTTCTGCAATCACAGACTGGAAAGTTTCAGAAGAAATACCATTTAGAGATGGATACAGGTTCAAAAGTCATCTTCAAACACATAGCATGGCAATAAAGACCACTTTGTGAGACAAACAGAAAATGTTTCTTTTTAAAATGTGTATGAAAGAAATTGTATGCATCGGCTGCACACTGTTATTCTTATTTATAGCTTGATCCCAATAAATCAAAGGATGTAATGAAGGGGCTAATTGTAAATTGTAATCTAACTTAAAGCCATACTAGCAAAGTAACAATGTAGTTTTTTCAGTGCAAATATTTTAAAACTGCTAAAGTTCAAGCTTATTGCTGACATTAAAGGTTTTCAGCCCCTCTACATTTCTGAAACAGAGGCAAATGGCCATGCATGCAGCCCACTCTAGTGGAAAACATCAAAAATTAAAAGCTAAAACATAAGTACAAGTGCAATAATAGGTTTTCAGCCCCTCTACATTTCTGAAACAGATGTCCCTCTAAACAACCAAAACTTTTAATACTAATAAGGAAATGAAACCTTGAATCATAATTGCTATTCATTAACTCAGCATGTATAACAGTGGACTTGTGTATACACAGACCATATGCAGAATCAATTAAGTTGTGCAGAACAAGATGGAATAAAGATAAATATCATGAGGAGATACTAATTAATGATAGATTGTAATCTGAAGTACACTGGCAAATTCAGTTGATAACTTGCATCTTAGATATGGCCTTTATTGTGCTAAGTTCTTAAGACAATCATAGGAAGAGCAAATATGACTGTAGATTTTGGGGAAGCAATAGAGCTTTATTCAATATATAATTTTCCATATGCTATATTATTTTTGTCATAATGGAAATGCTGATAATGAAAACCAAAGATGTATTGCAGGACAGGAAATTACCTAACCTGGAAATAGAAGAATGAAGAGACAACTGCACTCAGCCAGATGAACAATGATATATGCAACAAGTAAGTTGATGACAATATAAGCCAGAGTCCTTCCAATATGGGCCAAACTCTATGCTTCACTAAAGTAGGGGATGACTTTGGGGAACCTATTAGAGTGTGTTCAGTCCTCTCAATCTTACCAGCCTCATTCTTATGGTTGGAATCAGTTTCTCTACATTCaaaatgaataaataattatGATCATATC from Vicia villosa cultivar HV-30 ecotype Madison, WI linkage group LG4, Vvil1.0, whole genome shotgun sequence encodes the following:
- the LOC131596130 gene encoding uncharacterized protein LOC131596130 isoform X2; translated protein: MDNESGSRLFGFIGAGATLGQLCGSLFATGMAFVGPFLLLFAALLMELAAQTSSGINCDTSHVEEELSPIRETDSNHKNEAGKIERTEHTLIGSPKSSPTLVKHRVWPILEGLWLILSSTYLLHISLFIWLSAVVSSFFYFQKMSVIAITITSSLGRRKLFAQINSFIAVFILIGQLSLTGRILTVAGVTTAICSAPFIGFLNLAALAVWPDWMVVAVCETLRKVVTYVVTRPGRELLFVVVSEDEKYKAKICIDVLVQRLGDAAAAGMYKMLFGTQNGSPSTSALYGLPVCLLWIVTAFFLGRRQERLSKEILRLNVQ